In one Nostoc sp. KVJ3 genomic region, the following are encoded:
- the purC gene encoding phosphoribosylaminoimidazolesuccinocarboxamide synthase has protein sequence MSVNSKLYEGKAKILYTTDDPEVLLADFKDDATAFNAQKRGSIQGKGKINCSISSQLFKQLEAYGIKTHFIDSPSPNQMRVRAVKILPLEVVIRNIAAGSLCQQTGLPVGTILKPPLVEFYYKNDQLGDPLLTRDRLYLLKLATAEQVDAITHLALQINEFLQNFWQRCGITLVDFKLEFGLDSQQQLLLADEISPDTCRLWDTTEEDSNRRVMDKDRFRRDLGNVEDAYQEVLQRVLKAVETTS, from the coding sequence ATGTCTGTTAATTCCAAGTTATACGAAGGCAAAGCAAAAATTCTTTATACAACGGACGATCCCGAAGTCTTGTTGGCTGATTTTAAGGACGATGCCACGGCGTTTAACGCCCAAAAACGTGGCAGTATCCAAGGAAAAGGAAAAATCAATTGTAGCATTTCCAGCCAGCTTTTTAAACAGTTGGAGGCTTATGGTATAAAAACTCACTTTATCGACAGCCCTAGCCCGAATCAGATGCGGGTGAGGGCAGTAAAGATTTTACCCTTAGAAGTAGTGATCAGAAATATTGCTGCTGGCAGTCTGTGTCAACAAACAGGGTTGCCAGTGGGTACAATTCTGAAACCGCCTTTAGTTGAGTTTTATTACAAAAACGATCAGTTAGGAGATCCATTGTTGACACGCGATCGCCTATACCTGCTAAAACTAGCTACTGCGGAACAAGTAGACGCAATTACACATCTAGCATTGCAAATCAACGAATTTCTCCAGAACTTTTGGCAACGATGTGGCATTACCCTAGTAGACTTCAAACTAGAGTTTGGTTTGGACTCACAACAGCAGTTGCTCTTGGCAGACGAAATTAGCCCCGACACCTGCCGTTTGTGGGATACCACAGAAGAAGACTCAAACCGTCGGGTAATGGACAAAGACCGCTTTCGCCGGGATTTAGGAAATGTAGAGGATGCCTACCAGGAGGTTTTACAAAGAGTGCTAAAAGCAGTAGAAACTACAAGTTAA
- a CDS encoding BamA/TamA family outer membrane protein, protein MRLSPVLLAVVAIAVPLGGSLSANAETANSSKQTTKISTLETVPVDSRKNLESGLNLTEFTEAEKSRIVAVYPANPAAIPAAGYAYSTSGVIVPTSTTPKTAQTPIINPNSSQQPSPAPDIPPPEIQQPTPSSTPETTPVPQNVNPSTTEPLLPTTPEPSTTPDIPPSGSQQRTPTLRPGGTPSPQNVNPPTTPNPQNVNPPITPSTQPNTAPEANDPRVLVSEVVVKSQAGQLSPELEEQVYKVIRTQPGRTTTRSQLQEDINAIFGTGFFSNVQASPEDTPLGVRVSFVVQPNPVLSKVEVQANPGTGVASVLPANTVDEVFKDQYGKILNLRDLQEGIKKLNKRYQDQGYVLANVIGAPQVSENGIVTLQVAEGVVENIRVRFRNKDGQETNEKGQPIRGRTQDYIITRELELKPGQIFNRNTVQKDLQRIYGLGLFEDVNVSLDPGTDPSKVDVVVNVAERSSGSIAAGAGISSASGLFGTVSYQQQNLNGRNQKLGAEVQVGERELLFDVRYTDPWIAGDPHRTSYTVDLFRRSSISLIFQGKDRNINTFDPNNPKDTDSQSTPRILRLGAGLTFTRPLSSNPYKSSVWTASAGFQYQRVSARDDNGNLVKTGGLFDSNGNPIDQNGNSVQVPITTQLTKSAGGQDDLLLFQVGVQRDLRNNPLQPTSGSYLRFGIDQSVPIGLGNILLTRLRGSYSQYLPIKLISLSKGPQTLAFNFQAGTVLGDLPPYEAFTLGGSNSVRGYEEGTLGSGRSYVQASVEYRFPVFSVVSGALFFDAGSDLGTSTQAAELLNKNGTGYGYGLGVRVQSPLGPIRIDYGINDGGDSRINFGIGERF, encoded by the coding sequence ATGCGTTTATCTCCCGTATTGCTGGCAGTAGTAGCAATTGCAGTCCCTTTGGGCGGCTCATTAAGTGCAAATGCAGAAACCGCCAACAGTTCAAAACAGACAACAAAAATTTCGACATTAGAAACAGTTCCGGTTGATTCTAGGAAAAATCTAGAATCTGGACTTAATCTCACAGAGTTTACAGAAGCAGAGAAATCCCGCATTGTCGCAGTTTACCCTGCCAATCCAGCAGCGATACCTGCGGCGGGCTATGCCTACTCGACATCAGGGGTAATAGTGCCAACCTCCACAACGCCAAAAACGGCACAAACCCCAATCATAAATCCCAACTCTAGTCAACAGCCCTCTCCTGCACCGGATATCCCACCGCCAGAAATTCAACAACCAACGCCTTCCTCAACTCCTGAGACTACTCCAGTCCCGCAGAATGTCAACCCATCGACAACAGAACCTTTATTACCCACAACTCCAGAACCATCCACCACTCCAGACATTCCACCTTCAGGTAGTCAGCAAAGAACACCTACCCTACGTCCAGGCGGAACTCCCAGTCCGCAGAACGTTAATCCGCCAACAACTCCCAATCCGCAGAACGTTAACCCACCAATAACTCCTAGCACTCAACCCAACACAGCCCCAGAAGCCAACGATCCCCGCGTACTGGTGTCAGAAGTAGTAGTTAAATCACAAGCTGGGCAACTATCACCAGAACTAGAAGAACAAGTTTACAAAGTAATTCGTACCCAACCAGGACGAACCACAACCCGCAGCCAACTGCAAGAAGATATTAACGCTATCTTTGGTACTGGATTCTTCTCCAACGTCCAAGCATCGCCAGAAGATACCCCTTTGGGAGTGCGCGTGAGCTTTGTCGTACAGCCTAACCCCGTCTTGAGCAAAGTTGAAGTGCAAGCTAATCCAGGTACTGGCGTTGCTTCCGTACTACCAGCAAATACTGTAGATGAAGTATTTAAGGATCAGTATGGTAAGATTCTTAACTTACGCGACTTGCAGGAAGGTATCAAAAAGCTAAACAAGCGGTATCAAGACCAAGGTTACGTGCTAGCTAACGTGATTGGAGCGCCCCAAGTCTCTGAAAACGGAATTGTTACCTTACAAGTAGCAGAAGGGGTGGTAGAAAATATTAGAGTCCGGTTCCGCAATAAAGATGGTCAGGAGACAAACGAGAAGGGACAACCAATTCGCGGACGGACGCAAGATTACATCATTACCAGGGAATTGGAATTAAAGCCAGGACAAATATTCAACCGCAACACGGTGCAAAAAGACCTACAGCGCATCTATGGACTGGGACTATTTGAAGATGTAAATGTCTCCCTTGACCCTGGTACTGACCCCAGCAAAGTGGATGTAGTAGTAAACGTAGCTGAACGCAGTAGCGGTTCTATTGCGGCGGGGGCAGGGATTAGTTCTGCTAGCGGACTTTTTGGAACGGTTAGCTATCAACAGCAAAACCTGAACGGCAGAAACCAAAAACTAGGGGCAGAAGTGCAAGTGGGAGAACGAGAACTACTGTTTGACGTGCGTTATACAGATCCCTGGATCGCAGGAGATCCGCACCGGACTTCCTACACAGTTGATCTTTTTCGCCGCAGTTCAATCTCGTTGATTTTTCAGGGCAAAGATCGGAATATTAATACATTTGACCCAAATAATCCCAAGGATACAGATTCTCAAAGTACCCCCCGCATTCTCCGTCTAGGTGCTGGTCTCACCTTTACCCGTCCCCTGTCGTCCAATCCTTACAAAAGTTCCGTCTGGACTGCCTCAGCAGGTTTCCAGTATCAACGAGTTTCCGCCCGTGATGACAATGGCAACCTCGTAAAAACAGGAGGTCTATTTGACAGTAATGGAAATCCTATCGACCAGAATGGAAATTCTGTTCAAGTACCAATCACCACTCAATTGACCAAGTCCGCAGGAGGTCAAGACGATTTGTTGCTCTTTCAAGTGGGTGTACAGCGCGATCTTCGTAATAATCCTTTGCAACCCACAAGCGGTTCTTATTTACGCTTTGGGATTGATCAGTCAGTCCCTATAGGATTAGGCAACATTTTACTTACTAGATTACGGGGTAGTTACAGCCAATATTTACCCATCAAGCTGATTAGCCTCTCTAAAGGGCCACAAACTCTAGCATTTAACTTCCAAGCCGGAACAGTTCTCGGTGACTTGCCGCCCTACGAAGCTTTTACCCTTGGGGGCAGCAACTCCGTCCGGGGTTATGAAGAAGGAACATTAGGTAGTGGACGCTCTTATGTTCAAGCATCAGTTGAGTATCGGTTCCCAGTTTTTTCTGTAGTTAGCGGCGCACTATTTTTTGATGCTGGTAGTGACCTGGGAACTAGTACTCAGGCAGCTGAATTGCTGAATAAAAACGGTACTGGCTACGGCTATGGTCTCGGCGTTCGTGTCCAGTCTCCACTAGGGCCAATTCGCATTGACTACGGTATCAATGATGGCGGTGATAGCCGAATTAATTTCGGTATTGGGGAAAGATTTTAA